Proteins encoded in a region of the Orcinus orca chromosome 8, mOrcOrc1.1, whole genome shotgun sequence genome:
- the SESN3 gene encoding sestrin-3 isoform X1, whose amino-acid sequence MNRGSSSPSAAANYLLCTNCRKVLRKDKRIRVSQPLTRGPSAFIPEKEVVQANTVDERTNFLVEEYSTSGRLDNITQVMSLHTQYLESFLRSQFYMLRMDGPLPLPHRHYIAIMAAARHQCSYLINMHVDEFLKTGGIAEWLNGLEYVPQRLKNLNEINKLLAHRPWLITKEHIQKLVKTGENNWSLPELVHAVVLLAHYHALASFVFGSGINPERDPEISNGFRLISVNNFCVCDLANDNNIENASLTGSNFGIVDSLSELEALMERMKRLQEEREDEEASQEEMTTRFEKEKKESLFVVSGDTFHSFPHSGCSLLSLDFEDDMIITSDVSRYIEDPGFGYEDFARRGEEHLPTFRAQDYTWENHGFSLVNRLYSDIGHLLDEKFRMVYNLTYNTMATHEDVDTTMLRRALFNYVHCMFGIRYDDYDYGEVNQLLERSLKVYIKTVTCYPERTTKRMYDSYWRQFKHSEKVHVNLLLMEARMQAELLYALRAITRHLT is encoded by the exons gatAAAAGAATCAGAGTATCTCAACCCTTGACAAGAGGACCAAGTGCCTTTATTCCAGAGAAGGAA GTTGTCCAAGCAAACACAGTGGATGAACGTACTAACTTTCTTGTGGAAGAATACTCTACATCCGGTCGCCTGGACAACATCACCCAGGTCATGAGTCTGCACACGCAGTACCTGGAGTCCTTCCTGAGGAGCCAGTTCTACATGCTACGCATGGACGGCCCCCTTCCTCTACCGCACCGGCACTACATCGCCATCATG gCTGCAGCTAGACATCAGTGTTCTTACTTaataaacatgcatgtggatgaatttttaaagacaggagGTATTGCTGAGTGGTTGAATGGTTTGGAATATGTACCACAAAGACTGAAAAATCTTAATGAAATAAACAAGCTGTTAGCACACCGACCCTGGCTGATCACAAAAGAGCACATTCAG aAACTTGTCAAAACCGGAGAAAATAATTGGTCTCTGCCCGAACTGGTACATGCTGTGGTCCTACTGGCACACTATCATGCCTTGGCAAGCTTTGTTTTTGGTAGTGGCATCAATCCAGAAAGAGATCCAGAAATCTCCAATGGATTCAGGCTAATATCAGTCAAcaatttctgtgtgtgtgatcTCGCTAATGACAACAACATAGAGAATGCATCTCTAACAGGCAGCAACTTTGGG ATCGTCGATTCTCTAAGTGAGCTAGAGGCCTTaatggaaagaatgaaaaggcttcaagaagaaagggaagatgaAGAGGCATCTCAGGAAGAAATGACCACTCGCtttgagaaggagaagaaagaaagtctTTTTGTGGTCTCTGGAGatacttttcattcatttcctcattCAG GTTGTTCATTATTGTCCTTAGATTTTGAGGATGACATGATTATAACATCTGATGTCTCCCGATATATCGAAGACCCTGGTTTTGGGTATGAAGACTTTGCCAGACGAGGAGAGGAGCATTTGCCAACATTCCGAGCTCAG gactATACCTGGGAAAATCATGGGTTCTCCCTGGTGAACAGACTTTATTCTGACATTGGACATCTTCTTGATGAGAAGTTCCGCATGGTCTACAATCTCACGTATAACACTATGGCCACCCATGAGGATGTTGACACAACCATGCTGCGCAGAGCTTTATTTAACTATGTTCACTGTATGTTCGGAATCAG GTATGATGACTATGATTATGGAGAAGTTAATCAATTACTTGAACGAAGCCTGAAGGTTTACATTAAGACAGTGACCTGCTATCCTGAGAGGACTACCAAGCGCATGTATGATAGTTACTGGCGTCAGTTCAAACACTCAGAAAAG GTTCACGTAAATTTACTTCTAATGGAAGCACGGATGCAAGCTGAGCTTCTCTATGCTCTTCGTGCCATAACTCGGCATTTGACCTGA
- the SESN3 gene encoding sestrin-3 isoform X2, translating to MNRGSSSPSAAANYLLCTNCRKVLRKDKRIRVSQPLTRGPSAFIPEKEVVQANTVDERTNFLVEEYSTSGRLDNITQVMSLHTQYLESFLRSQFYMLRMDGPLPLPHRHYIAIMAAARHQCSYLINMHVDEFLKTGGIAEWLNGLEYVPQRLKNLNEINKLLAHRPWLITKEHIQKLVKTGENNWSLPELVHAVVLLAHYHALASFVFGSGINPERDPEISNGFRLISVNNFCVCDLANDNNIENASLTGSNFGIVDSLSELEALMERMKRLQEEREDEEASQEEMTTRFEKEKKESLFVVSGDTFHSFPHSDFEDDMIITSDVSRYIEDPGFGYEDFARRGEEHLPTFRAQDYTWENHGFSLVNRLYSDIGHLLDEKFRMVYNLTYNTMATHEDVDTTMLRRALFNYVHCMFGIRYDDYDYGEVNQLLERSLKVYIKTVTCYPERTTKRMYDSYWRQFKHSEKVHVNLLLMEARMQAELLYALRAITRHLT from the exons gatAAAAGAATCAGAGTATCTCAACCCTTGACAAGAGGACCAAGTGCCTTTATTCCAGAGAAGGAA GTTGTCCAAGCAAACACAGTGGATGAACGTACTAACTTTCTTGTGGAAGAATACTCTACATCCGGTCGCCTGGACAACATCACCCAGGTCATGAGTCTGCACACGCAGTACCTGGAGTCCTTCCTGAGGAGCCAGTTCTACATGCTACGCATGGACGGCCCCCTTCCTCTACCGCACCGGCACTACATCGCCATCATG gCTGCAGCTAGACATCAGTGTTCTTACTTaataaacatgcatgtggatgaatttttaaagacaggagGTATTGCTGAGTGGTTGAATGGTTTGGAATATGTACCACAAAGACTGAAAAATCTTAATGAAATAAACAAGCTGTTAGCACACCGACCCTGGCTGATCACAAAAGAGCACATTCAG aAACTTGTCAAAACCGGAGAAAATAATTGGTCTCTGCCCGAACTGGTACATGCTGTGGTCCTACTGGCACACTATCATGCCTTGGCAAGCTTTGTTTTTGGTAGTGGCATCAATCCAGAAAGAGATCCAGAAATCTCCAATGGATTCAGGCTAATATCAGTCAAcaatttctgtgtgtgtgatcTCGCTAATGACAACAACATAGAGAATGCATCTCTAACAGGCAGCAACTTTGGG ATCGTCGATTCTCTAAGTGAGCTAGAGGCCTTaatggaaagaatgaaaaggcttcaagaagaaagggaagatgaAGAGGCATCTCAGGAAGAAATGACCACTCGCtttgagaaggagaagaaagaaagtctTTTTGTGGTCTCTGGAGatacttttcattcatttcctcattCAG ATTTTGAGGATGACATGATTATAACATCTGATGTCTCCCGATATATCGAAGACCCTGGTTTTGGGTATGAAGACTTTGCCAGACGAGGAGAGGAGCATTTGCCAACATTCCGAGCTCAG gactATACCTGGGAAAATCATGGGTTCTCCCTGGTGAACAGACTTTATTCTGACATTGGACATCTTCTTGATGAGAAGTTCCGCATGGTCTACAATCTCACGTATAACACTATGGCCACCCATGAGGATGTTGACACAACCATGCTGCGCAGAGCTTTATTTAACTATGTTCACTGTATGTTCGGAATCAG GTATGATGACTATGATTATGGAGAAGTTAATCAATTACTTGAACGAAGCCTGAAGGTTTACATTAAGACAGTGACCTGCTATCCTGAGAGGACTACCAAGCGCATGTATGATAGTTACTGGCGTCAGTTCAAACACTCAGAAAAG GTTCACGTAAATTTACTTCTAATGGAAGCACGGATGCAAGCTGAGCTTCTCTATGCTCTTCGTGCCATAACTCGGCATTTGACCTGA